In one Thermococcus sp. 2319x1 genomic region, the following are encoded:
- a CDS encoding SDR family oxidoreductase: protein MLAVVTGASKGIGRLLVERLIKKGYQVVGIARSREALEELKARFGDSFEYVVQDLAKENAEKDVKEALEDLGVNRVDVLINNAGFALMRPLLEHSEEDLQKLFRVLTISPVLMTKELLPFMHRGGKVVMVISGVAFVRTPEIPAYGAAKAALHYLSLTLSEELREKGIKVIRVYPKQVATPFWDKTPKGAISPEQVADAIMRAIEKEKEEVFVPGYIKVAKYLPRWPALTYKFEF from the coding sequence ATGTTGGCTGTAGTTACGGGAGCGTCAAAGGGCATCGGCCGTCTTTTGGTTGAGAGGTTAATCAAAAAGGGCTACCAAGTTGTGGGGATAGCAAGGAGCAGAGAAGCACTGGAGGAGCTTAAAGCCAGATTCGGTGACTCTTTTGAATATGTAGTCCAAGACTTGGCCAAAGAAAATGCAGAAAAAGATGTTAAGGAGGCTCTTGAGGATTTGGGGGTAAACAGGGTTGACGTCTTGATAAACAATGCTGGATTTGCCCTAATGAGGCCCCTTTTGGAACACAGCGAAGAAGACCTCCAAAAGCTGTTTAGAGTTTTAACGATAAGCCCGGTTTTAATGACCAAAGAGCTGCTGCCATTTATGCATAGGGGCGGAAAAGTTGTGATGGTAATAAGCGGTGTTGCCTTTGTTAGAACTCCTGAAATTCCAGCGTATGGTGCCGCAAAGGCTGCTCTTCACTACTTATCACTTACACTCAGCGAAGAGCTCCGGGAAAAGGGGATAAAGGTCATAAGGGTATATCCCAAGCAGGTTGCCACGCCCTTCTGGGACAAAACTCCGAAGGGAGCTATCTCACCAGAGCAGGTAGCAGATGCCATAATGAGGGCAATAGAAAAGGAAAAAGAAGAAGTTTTCGTGCCGGGATACATCAAGGTTGCGAAATACCTTCCGAGATGGCCGGCTTTGACGTATAAGTTTGAATTTTAA
- a CDS encoding helix-turn-helix domain-containing protein — translation MPMKRIKFKFPNFSEQFSEFKWFIEAIEWAYGDTHFMVGDEIIKLVEVKFKEEANPQDIVNRMKKLPYVEDIKLISLKNGHYYMYTRAKLPKYPNSEEAFDVLELQKRGFVIFEKGTMTPEESFLYVVCEENFVSEIISVLKKTYNAEVVGIEDYTPKEDIFSKLTEKQLKTLLVAYKSGYFDNPRRITLRELAQILGLSPSTVKEHLRKAERKILGELIG, via the coding sequence ATGCCTATGAAGAGGATAAAGTTCAAATTTCCCAATTTTTCGGAGCAGTTCTCAGAGTTTAAGTGGTTTATAGAGGCAATAGAATGGGCATATGGAGACACGCACTTCATGGTTGGTGACGAGATTATAAAGCTCGTGGAAGTTAAGTTCAAAGAGGAAGCCAATCCCCAAGATATCGTAAATCGCATGAAGAAGCTTCCCTATGTCGAGGACATCAAGCTGATATCTCTAAAAAACGGTCATTACTACATGTACACACGTGCAAAGCTTCCAAAATACCCGAACTCAGAAGAAGCTTTCGACGTACTTGAGCTCCAGAAAAGAGGCTTCGTAATATTCGAGAAAGGTACGATGACACCAGAGGAAAGTTTTCTCTACGTTGTCTGCGAGGAGAATTTCGTCTCAGAAATTATATCGGTTCTCAAGAAAACCTACAATGCGGAGGTTGTTGGCATAGAAGATTACACGCCAAAGGAGGACATATTCTCAAAGCTCACAGAAAAACAGCTAAAAACCCTGTTAGTAGCTTACAAGAGCGGCTACTTCGACAATCCAAGGAGGATAACCCTCCGAGAACTGGCGCAAATACTCGGTCTGAGCCCCTCAACCGTGAAGGAGCACTTAAGGAAAGCGGAGAGGAAAATCCTTGGGGAATTGATAGGCTAA
- a CDS encoding type II toxin-antitoxin system VapC family toxin gives MNEKTAYLDSSAIIKRYIKEENSEKIVELYIRAYQGEIKLAFSLWNIGEVLGVLDRAKRIKRVDKESYELVRVRFLSEALRMKKLGILKIIPVHGSILANCWNLLEKYHIYQADAIQIESAKRVKASEFYTADKKLHQIAISEGLNSFLV, from the coding sequence ATGAACGAGAAGACAGCCTACTTGGACAGTAGTGCTATAATAAAGCGCTACATAAAGGAAGAAAACAGCGAAAAAATAGTGGAGCTATACATTAGGGCATATCAAGGTGAAATTAAGCTGGCCTTTAGTTTGTGGAATATAGGAGAAGTTTTGGGGGTATTGGATAGAGCAAAGAGAATAAAACGGGTTGACAAAGAGAGTTATGAATTAGTTAGAGTCAGATTTCTTTCTGAAGCCCTTAGGATGAAGAAACTTGGGATACTAAAGATAATTCCGGTCCATGGCTCAATTCTAGCAAATTGTTGGAATCTTTTGGAGAAATATCATATCTACCAGGCGGATGCTATACAAATTGAATCCGCAAAGCGAGTAAAGGCTTCTGAATTTTATACAGCGGACAAAAAATTACATCAAATAGCAATCTCAGAAGGACTGAATTCATTTCTTGTTTAG
- a CDS encoding ABC transporter ATP-binding protein: MPVIEVKNVRKYYGDVRGVENLSFEVGEGEIYGFLGPNGAGKTTTVKILVKIIRDYEGTIRVLGKDLREWGKDYYNRIGVSFEFPAVYSRLTALENLEFFASFYKKHLDPMEVLKMVGLDKEADQLVAGFSKGMKKKLDLARALLPDPDILFLDEPLEGLDPASARKFKDLLLEMRESGKTIFLTTHNMYVADELCDRVAFIVDGSVRLVDNPGELKVKMGKRLVKIEYVASNGVKTAEFPLEGIGQNEEFLKVLKDHEIRRINTEEPTLEEIFLKVTGRRLV; this comes from the coding sequence ATGCCTGTGATTGAGGTTAAGAATGTTAGAAAGTATTACGGCGATGTTAGGGGTGTTGAGAACCTCAGCTTCGAGGTCGGGGAAGGGGAAATCTACGGCTTTCTTGGACCAAACGGGGCCGGAAAAACAACCACCGTCAAAATCCTCGTCAAGATAATCAGGGACTACGAAGGAACGATCAGGGTTCTCGGAAAAGACCTGCGCGAGTGGGGCAAGGATTACTACAACAGAATCGGCGTCTCCTTTGAGTTTCCAGCGGTTTACTCCCGATTAACGGCCCTCGAAAACCTTGAGTTCTTCGCGAGCTTCTACAAAAAGCACCTCGATCCGATGGAAGTGCTCAAGATGGTTGGCCTTGATAAAGAAGCAGACCAGCTTGTTGCCGGGTTTTCCAAGGGCATGAAGAAAAAGCTTGATCTGGCGAGAGCTCTACTTCCAGATCCAGACATACTCTTCCTCGACGAGCCACTTGAGGGCCTCGACCCGGCGAGCGCGAGAAAGTTCAAAGACCTCCTCCTTGAAATGAGGGAAAGCGGAAAGACGATTTTTCTAACCACGCACAACATGTACGTCGCTGATGAGCTTTGCGACAGGGTTGCCTTCATCGTTGACGGCTCCGTAAGGTTGGTTGACAACCCGGGCGAGCTCAAGGTGAAGATGGGGAAGAGGCTCGTTAAGATCGAGTACGTGGCGAGCAACGGGGTGAAAACGGCGGAGTTCCCGCTCGAGGGCATCGGCCAAAACGAGGAGTTCCTGAAGGTTCTGAAGGACCACGAGATAAGGAGAATCAACACGGAGGAGCCTACCTTAGAAGAGATATTCCTCAAGGTAACCGGGAGGCGGCTCGTATGA
- a CDS encoding ABC transporter permease: MSFVKKFGAIYKTDLKLLRRDPMLLYSVAMTLVLLLIVRYFKDRVGVYYSLLALVVLVLIPMIFGMLPGFMMADEKEEKTVQALKVIPISSEAFLAYRLTWASIVVAVFTFVAPYILDIEIPQKGLLALMTLFLFEAWTYGLMISSLSESRMQALTVSKVLGWLLFLPPAIKLIVVWRNLSTDWSKFTAFLPTYWLYKVFEEISLNDYSNFPIALAVHLAWLIPLVVMFRKRVL, translated from the coding sequence ATGAGTTTTGTCAAAAAGTTTGGAGCCATTTACAAGACCGACCTCAAGCTTTTAAGGAGGGATCCGATGCTGCTGTACAGCGTTGCCATGACGCTCGTCCTCCTCCTCATCGTCCGCTACTTCAAAGACCGTGTGGGAGTTTATTACTCCCTCCTGGCCCTCGTAGTGCTGGTGCTCATTCCCATGATATTCGGCATGTTGCCAGGCTTTATGATGGCCGACGAGAAGGAGGAAAAGACGGTTCAGGCATTGAAAGTTATCCCCATCTCGAGCGAGGCTTTTTTAGCGTATAGGCTGACCTGGGCTTCAATAGTAGTGGCTGTATTTACTTTCGTTGCCCCCTATATACTCGACATAGAAATACCCCAAAAGGGCCTCTTAGCTCTAATGACGCTCTTCCTCTTCGAGGCATGGACGTACGGCCTCATGATATCCTCGCTCTCCGAGTCAAGGATGCAGGCATTAACGGTGAGCAAAGTCCTCGGCTGGCTGCTCTTCCTGCCCCCGGCGATAAAGCTCATCGTCGTGTGGAGAAACCTCTCAACGGACTGGAGCAAGTTCACAGCTTTCCTCCCAACTTACTGGCTCTATAAGGTCTTTGAGGAAATATCACTTAACGACTACAGCAATTTCCCAATAGCTCTTGCGGTGCATCTGGCGTGGCTGATACCTTTGGTGGTGATGTTTAGGAAGAGAGTGCTGTAA